The Streptomyces camelliae genome window below encodes:
- a CDS encoding ABC transporter substrate-binding protein: MEGKQTIMRRSALAAVAALGSASLLLAGCTKADDNKDGGSTPKAAGANAATTGVVNASDKKGGTVVYEMSDVPDSFDPGNTYYAYMYNFSRLYARPLMTFEPAPGSKGNTLVPDLAASKGVPSDGGKTWTYKLRAGLKYQDGTPITSKDVKYAVERSNFARDVLSLGPNYFQQFMQDGDKYKGPYKDKDPKGLSSIETPDDTTIVFHLNRPFQEFDYLVSAPQTAPVPQSKDDGVDYVKHIVSSGSYQFQSYEEGKQVVLVRNKNWDPKTDPLRKQYPDKIVVKLKVNQETIDQDLQSGDATVDLAGTGVQASTQAKLLTQADGKAATDNTYAGRLVYMAINTKAKPFDNVACRKAVEYAIDKVSVQTAEGGPIRGEVASTVLPPDITGYQKADVYASAGSHGDVAKAKDQLKACGKGPITTNISARSDRQQEVDAATAIINSLKKVGINASLKQYPQGKYFTDYAGVPKFTEQQNIGLIMMQWGADWPSGYGFLQQILNGKAISQSGNTNLSQYDNSKVNDTLAQAIAEPDVAKRNALYAQIDQQAMDDAVLVPLTYFKVLLYRSPWATNVVSTAAFSGQYDYLNLGTTKK; this comes from the coding sequence ATGGAGGGGAAGCAGACCATCATGCGAAGGTCAGCACTTGCCGCGGTCGCGGCCCTCGGCTCCGCCAGCCTGCTGCTTGCAGGCTGCACCAAGGCCGATGACAACAAGGACGGCGGCAGCACCCCGAAGGCGGCCGGTGCCAACGCGGCGACCACGGGAGTCGTCAACGCGTCCGACAAGAAGGGGGGCACGGTCGTCTACGAGATGTCCGACGTGCCGGACTCCTTCGACCCGGGCAACACGTACTACGCGTACATGTACAACTTCAGCCGGCTCTACGCCCGCCCGCTGATGACGTTCGAGCCCGCCCCCGGCTCGAAGGGCAACACCCTCGTCCCGGACCTCGCCGCGAGCAAGGGCGTCCCGAGCGACGGCGGCAAGACCTGGACGTACAAGCTGCGTGCGGGCCTGAAGTACCAGGACGGCACGCCGATCACCTCGAAGGACGTCAAGTACGCCGTCGAGCGGTCCAACTTCGCGCGTGACGTGCTCTCGCTCGGCCCGAACTACTTCCAGCAGTTCATGCAGGACGGCGACAAGTACAAGGGCCCGTACAAGGACAAGGACCCCAAGGGCCTGTCCTCGATCGAGACGCCCGACGACACCACGATCGTCTTCCACCTGAACCGTCCGTTCCAGGAGTTCGACTACCTGGTCTCGGCCCCGCAGACGGCTCCGGTGCCGCAGTCCAAGGACGACGGCGTCGACTACGTCAAGCACATCGTGTCCTCCGGCTCCTACCAGTTCCAGAGCTACGAGGAGGGCAAGCAGGTCGTCCTGGTCCGCAACAAGAACTGGGACCCGAAGACCGACCCGCTGCGCAAGCAGTACCCGGACAAGATCGTCGTCAAGCTGAAGGTCAACCAGGAGACGATCGACCAGGACCTCCAGTCCGGCGACGCCACCGTGGACCTCGCGGGCACCGGTGTCCAGGCCTCCACCCAGGCCAAGCTGCTCACCCAGGCCGACGGCAAGGCCGCGACCGACAACACCTACGCCGGCCGCCTGGTCTACATGGCCATCAACACCAAGGCCAAGCCGTTCGACAACGTGGCCTGCCGCAAGGCGGTCGAGTACGCCATCGACAAGGTCTCCGTGCAGACCGCAGAGGGCGGCCCGATCCGCGGTGAGGTCGCCTCCACCGTCCTGCCGCCGGACATCACCGGCTACCAGAAGGCGGACGTCTACGCCTCCGCGGGCAGCCACGGTGACGTGGCCAAGGCCAAGGACCAGCTGAAGGCCTGCGGCAAGGGGCCGATCACCACCAACATCTCGGCGCGCTCCGACCGTCAGCAGGAGGTCGACGCCGCCACGGCGATCATCAACTCGCTGAAGAAGGTCGGCATCAACGCCAGCCTGAAGCAGTACCCGCAGGGCAAGTACTTCACCGACTACGCCGGTGTGCCGAAGTTCACCGAGCAGCAGAACATCGGCCTGATCATGATGCAGTGGGGCGCCGACTGGCCCTCCGGCTACGGCTTCCTGCAGCAGATCCTGAACGGCAAGGCGATCAGCCAGTCCGGCAACACCAACCTGTCGCAGTACGACAACAGCAAGGTCAACGACACGCTCGCCCAGGCGATCGCCGAGCCGGACGTGGCCAAGCGCAACGCCCTGTACGCGCAGATCGACCAGCAGGCGATGGACGACGCCGTCCTCGTCCCGCTGACCTACTTCAAGGTCCTGCTGTACCGCTCGCCCTGGGCGACCAACGTGGTCTCCACGGCGGCCTTCAGTGGTCAGTACGACTACCTCAACCTCGGCACCACGAAGAAGTAG
- a CDS encoding ABC transporter permease, producing the protein MTAPIETTGAAAEAQPEAVLAGAEKGQIEGRSLGQIAWTRFKRDRVAVAGGVIVILLILLAVLSRPIQAMLGLDPNAFHQDLIDADTSLPKGGWGGMSGSHLLGVDPKFGRDIATRILEGSWVSLVVAFGATILSNVIGAVMGVVAGYYGGRVDSIISRLMDTFLAFPLLLFAIAISATLQGGAFGLNGLPLHLSVLIFVIGFFNWPYLGRIVRGQTLALREREFVDAARGMGAKGPYILFRELMPNLVGPIIVYSTLLIPTNILFEASLSFLGVGIQPPQASWGGMLREAVTYYQVDPEYMIVPGLAIFITVLAFNLLGDGLRDALDPRSR; encoded by the coding sequence GTGACCGCACCGATCGAGACCACCGGGGCGGCAGCCGAAGCGCAGCCGGAGGCTGTGCTGGCGGGAGCCGAGAAGGGGCAGATCGAGGGTCGTTCCCTGGGGCAGATCGCCTGGACCCGGTTCAAACGGGACAGGGTCGCCGTGGCCGGCGGCGTCATCGTGATCCTGCTGATCCTCCTGGCGGTCCTCTCGCGGCCCATCCAGGCCATGCTCGGCCTCGACCCGAACGCCTTCCACCAGGACCTGATCGACGCCGACACCTCGCTGCCCAAGGGCGGCTGGGGCGGCATGAGCGGGTCTCACCTGCTGGGCGTCGACCCGAAGTTCGGCCGGGACATCGCCACCCGCATCCTCGAAGGCTCCTGGGTCTCCCTGGTCGTGGCCTTCGGCGCCACGATCCTGTCCAACGTGATCGGCGCCGTCATGGGTGTCGTCGCCGGCTACTACGGCGGCCGGGTCGACTCGATCATCAGCCGACTGATGGACACCTTCCTCGCCTTCCCCCTGCTGCTGTTCGCCATCGCCATCTCCGCCACCCTCCAGGGCGGCGCCTTCGGCCTCAACGGACTGCCGCTGCACCTGAGCGTGCTCATCTTCGTGATCGGCTTCTTCAACTGGCCCTATCTGGGCCGGATCGTGCGCGGCCAGACGCTCGCCCTGCGTGAGCGCGAGTTCGTCGACGCCGCCCGCGGCATGGGAGCCAAGGGTCCGTACATCCTCTTCCGCGAGCTGATGCCCAACCTGGTCGGCCCGATCATCGTCTACTCGACGCTGCTCATCCCGACCAACATCCTCTTCGAGGCGTCCCTGAGCTTCCTGGGCGTCGGCATCCAGCCCCCGCAGGCCTCGTGGGGCGGCATGCTCCGGGAAGCCGTCACCTACTACCAGGTCGATCCCGAGTACATGATCGTGCCGGGCCTCGCCATCTTCATCACCGTCCTGGCGTTCAACCTGCTCGGCGACGGTCTCCGTGACGCTCTCGACCCCCGCAGCCGCTAG
- a CDS encoding enhanced serine sensitivity protein SseB C-terminal domain-containing protein: protein MSASHSGSVEHTLRQVTPGRYDAYEALLRALATPSSGQIWMLLWHGQAGSPDAQYGNMEVDGFHYAPCVTSAQELSASGWNRSYELVDGLDVARTLYPDHYGLWLNPHAPGGGVGIPWLDLRRIATGLDRQPAGPLRLTEPGIEIPQFYALLAQNAHRTPALRSLRRAWVQPALGAPYLAIGLDVYDTSPAAVDSVRAMMQQSIGAVPEGLPVSTVAMTDDHDPVVMWMRANARPFYDRDAHAAVPPAHPQPQAQPQAPAAGYGYPPVHGGY, encoded by the coding sequence GTGAGCGCGAGCCACAGCGGCAGCGTGGAGCACACACTCCGCCAGGTCACGCCCGGACGCTACGACGCCTACGAGGCCCTGCTGCGCGCCCTCGCCACCCCCTCCTCCGGCCAGATCTGGATGCTGCTCTGGCACGGCCAGGCCGGCTCCCCGGACGCCCAGTACGGAAACATGGAGGTCGACGGCTTCCACTACGCCCCCTGCGTGACCTCCGCCCAGGAGCTCTCGGCCAGCGGCTGGAACCGGTCGTACGAGCTCGTCGACGGCCTCGACGTGGCCCGCACCCTCTATCCCGACCACTACGGCCTCTGGCTCAACCCGCACGCCCCGGGCGGCGGCGTCGGCATCCCCTGGCTGGACCTGCGCCGCATCGCCACCGGCCTGGACCGCCAGCCCGCCGGCCCCCTCCGCCTCACCGAACCCGGCATCGAGATCCCGCAGTTCTACGCCCTGCTCGCGCAGAACGCCCACCGCACCCCCGCCCTGCGCTCCCTGCGCCGCGCCTGGGTGCAGCCAGCGCTCGGGGCGCCGTACCTCGCGATCGGCCTGGACGTGTACGACACCTCCCCGGCCGCCGTCGACTCGGTGCGCGCGATGATGCAGCAGTCCATCGGCGCGGTCCCCGAGGGCCTGCCGGTGTCGACGGTCGCGATGACCGACGACCACGACCCGGTCGTGATGTGGATGCGGGCCAACGCCCGCCCCTTCTACGACCGTGACGCCCACGCGGCCGTACCCCCGGCGCACCCCCAGCCCCAGGCCCAGCCGCAGGCACCCGCCGCCGGTTACGGCTATCCGCCGGTGCACGGTGGTTACTGA
- a CDS encoding enhanced serine sensitivity protein SseB produces the protein MDFPADFPADFPAQTHPHPHGGWPGNELEEVLSASLGIPAAAGRIIEVLGRSFLWIPLPNGGGPGSGTLDLPTLELDGQAYVPVFSSEEQLRQAAGSHMSYTIAPAVEFARGLPPQVGLAVNPDALVGIPLPPAAVAELCRAGRTPLDGDPDTGGRVRLFEPDWQDDPVDFLSAASAEFAETGVVLTARRCLAAIETDDPVMFIGVELSQWEGDLRTRPMDALARALGRVPVAWPVSLVLLDVTDDPVAQWLRTHVRPFYQYGH, from the coding sequence ATGGACTTCCCGGCGGACTTTCCCGCGGACTTCCCGGCACAGACACACCCCCACCCGCACGGCGGTTGGCCCGGCAACGAGCTGGAGGAGGTGCTCTCGGCCTCCCTCGGCATTCCCGCCGCGGCCGGCCGGATCATCGAGGTGCTGGGCCGCAGCTTCCTGTGGATCCCGCTGCCCAACGGCGGCGGGCCGGGCAGCGGCACCCTCGACCTGCCCACGCTGGAGCTCGACGGCCAGGCCTACGTCCCGGTGTTCAGCTCCGAGGAGCAGCTGCGCCAGGCGGCCGGCTCCCACATGTCGTACACCATCGCCCCGGCCGTGGAGTTCGCCCGCGGCCTGCCCCCGCAGGTCGGCCTCGCCGTGAACCCGGACGCGCTGGTCGGCATCCCGCTCCCGCCGGCCGCCGTGGCCGAGCTGTGCCGCGCCGGCCGCACCCCCCTCGACGGCGACCCCGACACCGGCGGCCGGGTCCGTCTCTTCGAGCCCGACTGGCAGGACGACCCGGTCGACTTCCTCTCCGCCGCGTCCGCCGAGTTCGCCGAGACCGGCGTGGTCCTCACCGCCCGCCGCTGCCTGGCCGCCATCGAGACGGACGACCCGGTGATGTTCATAGGCGTGGAACTCTCCCAGTGGGAAGGCGACCTCCGCACCCGCCCCATGGACGCCCTGGCCCGAGCCCTGGGCAGGGTCCCGGTCGCCTGGCCGGTCAGCCTGGTCCTCCTGGACGTGACGGACGACCCGGTGGCGCAGTGGCTGAGGACGCACGTGCGGCCCTTCTACCAGTACGGCCACTGA
- a CDS encoding AAA family ATPase, whose amino-acid sequence MNRTPVYATAIRGIAVPKQRSAPATVVRDLRDRSGRSPRALLFGPGDLVVITGLPGSGKSTLMHRTVTGRRIDSQDTRDRWDARVPRFVPYALYRPLVRLAHYAGLRRALRDGEGVVVHDCGTQPWVRGWLAREARRRGGTLHLLLLDVAPETARAGQRERGRGVSRYAFTRHRRTTARLLAAAERGELPAGVGSATLLDRAAADTLHRIDFTG is encoded by the coding sequence GTGAACAGGACCCCGGTGTACGCCACCGCCATCCGTGGCATCGCGGTGCCGAAGCAGCGCTCCGCCCCGGCCACGGTCGTCCGCGACCTGCGCGACCGGTCGGGCCGCAGCCCCCGCGCCCTGCTCTTCGGCCCCGGGGACCTGGTGGTGATCACCGGCCTGCCCGGCAGCGGCAAGTCGACCCTGATGCACCGCACGGTGACCGGCCGGCGCATCGACTCCCAGGACACCCGCGACCGCTGGGACGCCCGCGTCCCCCGCTTCGTCCCCTACGCGCTCTACCGCCCGCTGGTCCGCCTCGCCCACTACGCCGGTCTGCGCCGCGCCCTGCGCGACGGCGAGGGCGTCGTCGTGCACGACTGCGGCACGCAGCCCTGGGTGCGCGGCTGGCTCGCCCGCGAGGCCCGCCGACGCGGCGGCACCCTCCACCTGCTCCTGCTCGACGTGGCACCGGAGACCGCCCGCGCAGGTCAGCGCGAGCGTGGCCGCGGCGTCTCCCGCTACGCCTTCACCCGCCACCGCCGTACGACCGCCCGCCTCCTCGCCGCCGCGGAGCGGGGCGAGCTGCCGGCCGGTGTCGGTTCGGCGACCCTGCTGGACCGGGCCGCGGCGGACACCCTGCACCGGATCGACTTCACCGGATGA
- the gcvT gene encoding glycine cleavage system aminomethyltransferase GcvT, whose product MSSTEPTEPRHTALDALHRSLGATMTDFAGWDMPLRYGSERDEHVAVRTRAGLFDLSHMGEITVTGAEAAAFLNFALVGNIASVGVGRARYTMICQADGGILDDLIVYRLADTEYMVVANASNAQVVLDALTERAAGFDAEVRDDRDAYALIAVQGPQSPGILKSLTDADLDGLKYYAGLPGTVAGVPALIARTGYTGEDGFELFVKPEHAVELWQALTKAGEGVGLVPCGLSCRDTLRLEAGMPLYGHELSTSLTPFDAGLDRVVKFEKEGDFVGREALLQAAERAEQNPPRVLVGLIAEGRRVPRAGYAVVAGGEVIGEVTSGAPSPTLGKPIAMAYVDAAHAAPGTAGVGVDIRGSHEPYEVVALPFYKRQK is encoded by the coding sequence ATGAGCAGTACCGAACCCACTGAGCCGCGCCATACCGCGCTGGACGCGCTGCACCGCTCGCTCGGTGCGACGATGACCGACTTCGCCGGCTGGGACATGCCCCTGCGCTACGGCTCCGAGCGCGACGAGCACGTCGCGGTGCGGACCAGGGCCGGTCTGTTCGACCTCTCCCACATGGGCGAGATCACCGTGACCGGCGCCGAGGCGGCCGCCTTCCTGAACTTCGCCCTGGTCGGCAACATCGCCTCCGTCGGCGTCGGCCGCGCCCGCTACACCATGATCTGCCAGGCCGACGGCGGCATCCTGGACGACCTGATCGTCTACCGGCTCGCCGACACCGAGTACATGGTGGTCGCCAACGCCTCCAACGCCCAGGTGGTGCTGGACGCCCTCACCGAGCGCGCCGCCGGCTTCGACGCCGAGGTCCGCGACGACCGGGACGCCTACGCGCTGATCGCCGTCCAGGGCCCGCAGTCCCCCGGCATCCTGAAGTCCCTCACCGACGCCGACCTGGACGGGCTGAAGTACTACGCCGGCCTGCCCGGCACCGTCGCCGGCGTCCCCGCCCTGATCGCCCGCACCGGCTACACCGGCGAGGACGGCTTCGAGCTGTTCGTGAAGCCGGAGCACGCGGTCGAGCTGTGGCAGGCGCTGACCAAGGCCGGCGAGGGTGTGGGCCTGGTGCCGTGCGGCCTGTCCTGCCGGGACACCTTGCGCCTGGAGGCGGGCATGCCGCTGTACGGGCACGAGCTGAGCACCTCCCTCACCCCGTTCGACGCCGGGCTCGACCGGGTGGTGAAGTTCGAGAAGGAGGGTGACTTCGTCGGGCGCGAGGCGCTCCTGCAGGCCGCAGAGCGCGCCGAGCAGAACCCGCCCCGGGTGCTCGTCGGGCTGATCGCCGAGGGCCGTCGCGTCCCGCGCGCCGGGTACGCCGTCGTCGCCGGCGGCGAGGTGATCGGCGAGGTCACCTCCGGCGCCCCCTCCCCCACCCTGGGCAAGCCGATCGCCATGGCGTACGTCGACGCGGCGCACGCGGCGCCCGGCACCGCGGGTGTCGGCGTGGACATCCGAGGCAGCCACGAGCCGTACGAGGTCGTGGCGCTGCCGTTCTACAAGCGCCAGAAGTAG
- the gcvH gene encoding glycine cleavage system protein GcvH gives MNNPQQLRYSKEHEWLSGAEDGVSTVGITEHAANALGDVVFVQLPEVGDTVTAGESCGELESTKSVSELYSPVTGEVTAINEDVVEDPSLVNSAPFEGGWLFKVRVAEEPAGLLSADEYTAFSTGEES, from the coding sequence ATGAACAACCCCCAGCAGCTGCGCTACAGCAAGGAGCACGAGTGGCTGTCGGGCGCCGAGGACGGCGTCTCGACGGTCGGCATCACGGAGCACGCGGCCAACGCGCTCGGCGACGTGGTCTTCGTCCAGCTCCCCGAGGTCGGCGACACCGTGACCGCGGGCGAGTCCTGCGGCGAGCTGGAGTCGACCAAGTCGGTCTCCGAGCTGTACTCGCCCGTCACCGGTGAGGTCACCGCGATCAACGAGGACGTCGTCGAGGACCCCTCGCTGGTGAACTCGGCCCCCTTCGAGGGCGGCTGGCTGTTCAAGGTGCGCGTCGCCGAGGAGCCGGCCGGCCTGCTCTCCGCCGACGAGTACACCGCCTTTTCCACCGGCGAGGAGTCGTAA
- the glyA gene encoding serine hydroxymethyltransferase has product MTVLNTSLHELDPEIAAAVDAELSRQQSTLEMIASENFAPLAVMEAQGSVLTNKYAEGYPGRRYYGGCEHVDVAEQIAIDRIKELFGAEYANVQPHSGASANQAALFALAQPGDTILGLDLAHGGHLTHGMRLNFSGKQFNVVAYHVDAETGLVDMAEVERLAKEHRPKVIIAGWSAYPRQLDFAEFRRIADEVEAYLWVDMAHFAGLVAAGLHPNPVEYADVVTSTTHKTLGGPRGGIILAKQDFAKKLNSSVFPGFQGGPLEHVIAAKAVSFKVAASEDFKERQRRTVEGARILAERLTAADAREAGVNVLSGGTDVHLILVDLRESELDGRQAEDRLHEVGITVNRNAVPNDPRPPMVTSGLRIGTPALATRGFTAEDFAEVADVIAEALKPSYDAEALKARVKALADKHPLYPGLNK; this is encoded by the coding sequence ATGACCGTCCTGAACACGTCCCTGCACGAGCTGGACCCGGAGATCGCCGCCGCGGTCGACGCCGAGCTCAGCCGCCAGCAGTCCACGCTGGAGATGATCGCCTCCGAGAACTTCGCGCCGCTCGCGGTGATGGAGGCGCAGGGCTCGGTGCTGACCAACAAGTACGCCGAGGGCTACCCGGGCCGGCGTTACTACGGCGGCTGCGAGCACGTCGACGTCGCCGAGCAGATCGCCATCGACCGGATCAAGGAGCTGTTCGGCGCCGAGTACGCCAACGTCCAGCCCCACTCCGGCGCCTCCGCCAACCAGGCGGCCCTGTTCGCCCTCGCCCAGCCCGGGGACACCATCCTCGGCCTGGACCTGGCGCACGGCGGCCACCTGACCCACGGCATGCGCCTGAACTTCTCCGGCAAGCAGTTCAACGTGGTCGCCTACCACGTGGACGCCGAGACCGGCCTGGTCGACATGGCCGAGGTCGAGCGGCTCGCCAAGGAGCACCGCCCGAAGGTGATCATCGCCGGCTGGTCGGCGTACCCGCGGCAGCTGGACTTCGCCGAGTTCCGCCGGATCGCCGACGAGGTCGAGGCCTACCTGTGGGTCGACATGGCGCACTTCGCCGGTCTGGTCGCCGCGGGCCTGCACCCGAACCCGGTCGAGTACGCGGACGTGGTCACCTCCACGACCCACAAGACCCTCGGCGGCCCGCGCGGCGGCATCATCCTCGCCAAGCAGGACTTCGCGAAGAAGCTGAACTCCTCCGTCTTCCCGGGCTTCCAGGGCGGCCCCCTGGAGCACGTGATCGCGGCCAAGGCGGTCTCCTTCAAGGTCGCGGCGAGCGAGGACTTCAAGGAGCGCCAGCGCCGTACGGTCGAGGGCGCGCGCATCCTCGCCGAGCGGCTGACGGCGGCGGACGCCCGCGAGGCCGGCGTGAACGTCCTGTCCGGCGGTACGGACGTCCACCTGATCCTGGTCGACCTGCGCGAGTCCGAGCTGGACGGCCGGCAGGCCGAGGACCGCCTCCACGAGGTCGGCATCACGGTCAACCGCAACGCCGTCCCGAACGACCCGCGCCCCCCGATGGTCACCTCGGGCCTCCGGATCGGCACGCCCGCCCTCGCCACCCGCGGCTTCACGGCCGAGGACTTCGCCGAGGTCGCGGACGTGATCGCCGAGGCCCTGAAGCCGTCGTACGACGCGGAGGCCCTGAAGGCGCGCGTGAAGGCGCTCGCCGACAAGCACCCGCTGTACCCGGGTCTGAACAAGTAG
- a CDS encoding L-serine ammonia-lyase has product MAISVFDLFSIGIGPSSSHTVGPMRAARMFARRLRNEGLLPSVASVRTELYGSLGATGHGHGTPKAVLLGLEGASPRTVDVETADERVETIKASGRLKVLGEHEIPFSFDDDLVLHRRKALPYHANGMTVWAYDASGAELLSKTYYSVGGGFVVDEDAVGADRIVLDDTVLKYPFRTGDELLRLTKETGLSISSLMLENERAWRTEDEIRAGLLEIWQVMRACVSRGMSREGILPGGLKVRRRAAVSARQLRAEGDPLAHAMEWITLYAMAVNEENAAGGRVVTAPTNGAAGIIPAVLHYYINFVPGADEDGVVRFLLAAGAIGMLFKENASISGAEVGCQGEVGSACSMAAGALAEVLGGSPEQVENAAEIGMEHNLGLTCDPVGGLVQIPCIERNGMAAVKAVTAAKMAMRGDGSHKVSLDKVIKTMKDTGADMSVKYKETARGGLAVNIIEC; this is encoded by the coding sequence GTGGCCATCTCGGTCTTCGACCTGTTCTCGATCGGCATCGGCCCGTCCAGCTCCCACACGGTCGGCCCGATGCGGGCGGCGCGCATGTTCGCCCGCCGTCTGCGCAACGAGGGCCTGCTGCCCTCCGTCGCGTCCGTGCGCACGGAGCTGTACGGCTCCCTCGGCGCCACCGGGCACGGCCACGGCACCCCGAAGGCGGTGCTGCTCGGCCTGGAGGGCGCTTCGCCACGCACGGTGGACGTGGAGACCGCCGACGAGCGGGTGGAGACGATCAAGGCATCCGGCCGTCTGAAGGTACTGGGCGAGCACGAGATCCCGTTCTCCTTCGACGACGACCTGGTCCTGCACCGCCGCAAGGCGCTGCCCTACCACGCCAACGGCATGACGGTCTGGGCGTACGACGCCTCCGGCGCGGAGCTGCTGTCGAAGACGTACTACTCGGTCGGCGGCGGCTTCGTCGTGGACGAGGACGCGGTCGGCGCGGACCGGATCGTGCTGGACGACACGGTCCTGAAGTACCCCTTCCGCACGGGCGACGAGCTGCTGCGCCTGACGAAGGAGACGGGCCTGTCGATCTCCTCGCTGATGCTGGAGAACGAGCGGGCCTGGCGCACGGAGGACGAGATCCGCGCGGGCCTGCTGGAGATCTGGCAGGTGATGCGGGCGTGTGTCTCGCGCGGCATGTCCCGCGAGGGCATCCTCCCCGGCGGCCTCAAGGTCCGCCGCCGCGCGGCCGTCTCGGCCCGCCAACTGCGCGCCGAGGGCGACCCGTTGGCGCACGCGATGGAGTGGATCACGCTCTACGCGATGGCGGTGAACGAGGAGAACGCGGCCGGCGGCCGCGTGGTGACGGCCCCCACCAACGGCGCGGCGGGCATCATCCCGGCGGTCCTGCACTACTACATCAACTTCGTGCCTGGCGCCGACGAGGACGGAGTGGTCCGCTTCCTCCTGGCCGCCGGCGCCATCGGCATGCTCTTCAAGGAGAACGCCTCCATCTCCGGCGCCGAGGTCGGCTGCCAGGGCGAGGTCGGTTCCGCCTGCTCCATGGCCGCGGGCGCGCTCGCGGAGGTGCTCGGCGGCAGCCCCGAGCAGGTCGAGAACGCTGCCGAGATCGGCATGGAGCACAACCTCGGCCTCACCTGCGACCCGGTCGGCGGCCTGGTCCAGATCCCCTGCATCGAGCGCAACGGCATGGCCGCGGTGAAGGCGGTCACGGCCGCGAAGATGGCGATGCGCGGCGACGGCTCCCACAAGGTGTCCCTGGACAAGGTCATCAAGACCATGAAGGACACCGGTGCGGACATGAGCGTGAAGTACAAGGAGACGGCGCGGGGCGGGCTCGCGGTGAACATCATCGAGTGCTGA
- a CDS encoding F0F1 ATP synthase subunit B, whose amino-acid sequence MGPLEPKVNELIVAVICFAAVFFTFAKFLVPRITKTLEARQEAIEGTIEQSEAVHAEARQIHAEYQAELSEARHEAARIRQAAADEGSLLIQEVRAEGQRRRDELVASARAQLEADRIVAEAALREDVLRLATDLAGRILGEPITDERRAREIADAFFAEVDTDSAAKA is encoded by the coding sequence ATGGGACCTTTGGAGCCGAAGGTAAATGAGCTCATCGTCGCGGTGATCTGCTTCGCAGCGGTCTTCTTCACTTTCGCGAAATTCTTGGTGCCGCGGATCACCAAGACCCTTGAGGCCCGGCAGGAAGCCATCGAGGGCACCATCGAGCAGTCCGAAGCCGTCCATGCGGAGGCGCGGCAGATTCACGCCGAATACCAGGCCGAACTTTCCGAGGCGCGCCACGAGGCTGCCCGCATCCGGCAGGCCGCGGCCGACGAGGGAAGCCTCCTCATCCAGGAGGTCCGGGCCGAGGGGCAGCGGCGGCGCGACGAACTCGTGGCATCGGCCAGGGCGCAGCTGGAAGCCGACCGGATCGTCGCCGAGGCGGCACTCCGGGAGGATGTGCTCAGGCTGGCCACCGACCTGGCCGGACGCATCCTCGGTGAGCCGATCACCGACGAGCGCCGGGCGCGGGAGATCGCCGACGCGTTCTTCGCCGAGGTGGACACCGACTCCGCGGCGAAGGCGTAA